From Lolium perenne isolate Kyuss_39 chromosome 5, Kyuss_2.0, whole genome shotgun sequence, a single genomic window includes:
- the LOC127299275 gene encoding uclacyanin 1-like, producing MATRALLVIALTAAVLGTALGASYTVGAPRGSWDTQTNYVQWTSNLKFRASDQVLFRYSRAAHNVVEVSKADYDACSASSPIASFQTGNDIVPLTAAGSRYFICGVPGHCDGGMKVRIDVEEATPSGSTGASSPVSPRGAAPTVAPMPSGTSPSSSGSGQAMPPSSSAVSTGVGSLGLCLGVAFTAGLMVFY from the coding sequence ATGGCAACCAGAGCTCTCCTGGTTATCGCCTTAACTGCGGCGGTGCTTGGGACGGCGCTCGGCGCTAGCTACACCGTCGGCGCGCCAAGGGGGTCATGGGACACCCAGACCAACTATGTCCAGTGGACCTCCAACCTGAAGTTCCGTGCTAGCGACCAAGTGTTGTTCAGGTACTCCCGAGCGGCGCACAATGTGGTGGAGGTGAGCAAGGCAGACTACGACGCGTGCTCTGCCTCTAGCCCCATCGCCTCTTTCCAGACCGGCAACGACATCGTCCCGCTCACGGCTGCTGGCAGCAGGTACTTCATTTGCGGTGTTCCAGGGCACTGCGATGGTGGCATGAAGGTCCGTATCGACGTTGAGGAAGCAACCCCTAGCGGTAGCACCGGTGCCTCGTCGCCTGTGAGCCCTCGTGGAGCCGCACCGACGGTGGCGCCCATGCCGAGCGGAACGTCACCCTCGAGTAGCGGTAGCGGCCAGGCGATGCCTCCGTCGAGCTCAGCGGTATCTACTGGGGTTGGATCACTAGGGCTATGTTTGGGAGTTGCCTTCACAGCCGGTCTGATGGTCTTCTACTAG
- the LOC139831490 gene encoding uncharacterized protein: protein MAQSKACSVCGQEDSWRHSLIECTMSRCVWALSKPTIVEHISIKAEPSARQWIFSMMHSMDHDEFTMLVVSLWAIWHARRKLIHEDIAQSPLTTHHFIESYLADLQTCKGKQKSQPGERCCAPTPKWIAPPLGLCKVNTDGAVAKTANRGAVGVVCRSQEGTYLGASAVVFEGITHPGCLEAMACREGLALLDDLHEGDAVIATDCLEVVKGLKEANMGIFSHVLQEIKEAATTRGGVVFRHENRRSNGEAHSLARLATSLPAGRHVWLGRRPEGLLFHVNILASDQ from the coding sequence ATGGCTCAGTCAAAGGCATGCTCGGTCTGTGGACAGGAGGATTCATGGCGTCACTCGTTGATTGAGTGCACCATGTCTAGGTGTGTGTGGGCACTGTCCAAACCCACCATTGTTGAGCATATAAGCATAAAGGCGGAACCATCGGCCCGCCAGTGGATTTTCTCCATGATGCATTCTATGGACCATGACGAGTTTACGATGTTGGTGGTCTCTCTTTGGGCTATCTGGCACGCAAGGAGGAAGCTCATCCACGAGGACATTGCCCAGAGCCCGTTGACCACTCATCATTTCATCGAGAGCTACCTGGCTGATCTACAGACGTGCAAGGGTAAGCAGAAGAGCCAGCCGGGGGAGAGGTGTTGTGCGCCGACGCCCAAGTGGATCGCACCTCCGCTGGGACTGTGCAAAGTTAACACGGACGGGGCCGTGGCGAAGACGGCGAATAGAGGTGCGGTGGGTGTGGTCTGCCGATCACAAGAAGGAACCTACCTTGGAGCCTCTGCGGTGGTCTTTGAGGGGATCACACACCCAGGGTGCCTCGAAGCAATGGCGTGCAGAGAGGGCCTAGCACTTCTGGATGATCTACACGAAGGGGATGCCGTGATTGCCACGGACTGCCTGGAAGTGGTGAAGGGTTTGAAGGAGGCAAACATGGGCATCTTCAGCCATGTTCTCCAGGAGATCAAGGAAGCAGCCACAACGCGCGGAGGGGTGGTGTTTCGGCATGAAAATCGACGATCTAATGGCGAAGCCCACAGCCTAGCACGGCTGGCGACATCCCTACCAGCCGGACGGCATGTCTGGCTAGGAAGAAGGCCTGAGGGCTTGTTATTTCATGTAAACATCTTAGCTTCTGATCAATAA
- the LOC127299274 gene encoding stellacyanin-like, producing MATRALLAIAVTLAVLGTALGASYTVGAPRGSWDIQTNYVQWTSNLKFRTGDQLLFRYSRAAHNVVEVSKADYDACSASSPIASFQTGNDIVPLTAAGSRYFICGVPGHCDAGMKVRIDIEEATSGGAPSPMSPRAGSAAPAVAPMPSAEITPSTSGQAMPPSSSAVSAGVGSVGLCFGVVFTAALMALY from the coding sequence ATGGCAACCAGAGCTCTCCTCGCCATCGCCGTGACCTTAGCGGTTCTAGGGACGGCCCTCGGTGCCAGCTACACCGTCGGCGCGCCAAGAGGGTCATGGGATATCCAGACCAACTATGTCCAGTGGACTTCCAACCTGAAGTTCCGCACCGGCGACCAGCTGTTGTTCAGGTACTCCCGAGCGGCGCACAACGTGGTGGAGGTGAGCAAGGCAGACTACGACGCGTGCTCTGCTTCCAGCCCCATTGCCTCCTTCCAGACTGGCAACGACATCGTCCCGCTCACCGCCGCCGGCAGCAGGTACTTCATTTGCGGTGTTCCAGGGCATTGCGATGCTGGTATGAAGGTCCGTATCGACATCGAGGAAGCAACATCCGGTGGTGCCCCGTCGCCTATGAGTCCTCGTGCAGGTTCAGCTGCGCCGGCGGTGGCCCCCATGCCGAGCGCAGAGATCACACCCTCGACTAGCGGCCAGGCAATGCCTCCGTCGAGCTCAGCGGTGTCAGCTGGGGTTGGATCAGTGGGGCTATGTTTTGGGGTTGTCTTTACGGCCGCTCTGATGGCTTTGTACTAG